Proteins from a genomic interval of Clostridium scatologenes:
- a CDS encoding efflux RND transporter periplasmic adaptor subunit produces MIKRKKLICIIIALAAVGTISVGIGTFSSKAKNNSAISTANMNKATVKVIKATTDTVADSAAFNASLEASEEGTISNKVGGKVTQVSFENGQSVSAGQALVKLDDTDIRNSIKSSEAQVAAAQAQLNSSESSANSSQIGINKQQTNLESAQRNYDRMKALYDQGAETKVDLENAETQLKNVQTDLQTAQANAQSSSLSAEAQRANIQKAQTDLNTQSESLQNTVVTVPIGGVISGKNVTVGQYISPGTVIGKVENISSINAVIEVKYSDLSYVKLGAKAKFKLSSEDSKEYDGVIKSIDGAADPQSRIFKCKIQIDNKDGKLKPGVFGKIKIVKDENKKAITLPLKALGGSEGSYYVFINNNGVAKKQNITVGEISEDTVEIKSGIKDGDNAICTNISTLQDGDAVKALAE; encoded by the coding sequence ATGATTAAAAGAAAGAAGTTAATTTGTATAATAATTGCTTTAGCTGCTGTTGGAACTATATCAGTTGGAATAGGAACTTTTTCAAGTAAAGCAAAAAATAATTCAGCTATTTCCACAGCTAATATGAATAAAGCTACTGTAAAAGTAATTAAGGCTACCACAGATACAGTTGCAGATAGTGCAGCCTTTAATGCTTCACTTGAGGCATCTGAAGAAGGAACTATAAGCAATAAAGTAGGAGGGAAGGTTACACAAGTTTCCTTTGAAAATGGACAAAGCGTGTCAGCTGGACAAGCTTTAGTAAAGTTAGATGATACTGATATAAGAAACAGCATAAAGTCTAGTGAAGCACAAGTTGCTGCAGCACAAGCTCAATTGAATTCATCAGAGAGCTCAGCAAACTCTTCACAAATAGGAATTAATAAGCAGCAAACAAATTTAGAAAGTGCCCAGAGAAATTATGATAGAATGAAGGCCCTTTATGATCAAGGTGCAGAAACAAAAGTTGATCTTGAAAATGCAGAAACACAGCTAAAAAATGTACAAACAGATTTACAGACAGCTCAAGCTAATGCTCAGTCATCAAGTCTTTCTGCGGAGGCACAAAGAGCTAACATACAAAAAGCACAAACAGATTTGAATACTCAAAGTGAATCACTACAAAATACAGTTGTTACAGTTCCAATTGGTGGGGTTATCAGTGGAAAAAATGTTACTGTAGGTCAATATATAAGTCCGGGAACAGTCATTGGAAAAGTAGAAAATATATCTTCAATAAATGCTGTTATTGAAGTGAAATATAGTGATTTAAGTTATGTAAAATTAGGAGCAAAGGCTAAATTTAAGCTAAGCAGTGAAGATTCAAAAGAATATGATGGAGTTATTAAGAGTATTGATGGTGCAGCAGATCCTCAATCTAGAATATTTAAGTGTAAAATTCAGATTGACAATAAAGATGGAAAGCTTAAGCCTGGTGTTTTTGGAAAGATAAAAATTGTTAAGGATGAAAATAAAAAAGCAATTACATTGCCACTAAAAGCATTGGGAGGTAGTGAAGGAAGCTATTATGTTTTTATAAATAATAATGGAGTAGCAAAAAAACAAAATATAACAGTAGGAGAAATTAGTGAAGATACAGTAGAAATAAAGTCTGGAATAAAAGATGGGGATAATGCTATTTGTACTAATATAAGCACTTTGCAAGATGGTGATGCCGTAAAAGCATTAGCAGAATAG
- a CDS encoding sensor histidine kinase, protein MYSIRKKLSIIILICSVLAALLTAIFVNVTINNKFNKYMVDIQNKRNNRIVQYFEEVYKRDKKWASNSGSEMKHEAYMSDYCLTLLDSNKKMIWMMDPNDIKGKEHFKALSNKSGVYITNSFPIKYNGSTVGYIEIGQYSSVLLSTEDMNFKLSINKGIGASIFLSLLIVIIISLYISKQFSVPIREVSNISVNLSNGDYNSRTNLKTDILEIEKLKSSINTLGEKLKHQDLLRKRLISDISHEIRTPLNILQNNLEAMIDGIFPVNTEQLAALNDEVIRFGKLLNNLNTLKKFESETISINKEKVPLNELLSSICDDFSIALNEKNIELIYNTKSGKNYNIFGDTDKLKQVFINLLSNAIKFSNYSGKIWVNLTRVKEEIIVSIRDTGIGIQKEDLPFIFERLYRGDKSRNKIEGSGLGLTIVKDILTLHSASINVESEEGKGSIFTIRFKAIN, encoded by the coding sequence ATGTATAGTATTAGAAAAAAGCTGAGTATTATAATTTTAATTTGCTCTGTATTAGCTGCGCTTCTAACTGCTATTTTTGTAAATGTTACAATAAACAATAAATTTAATAAATACATGGTAGATATTCAAAATAAGAGGAATAATAGAATAGTGCAGTACTTTGAAGAAGTTTATAAAAGGGATAAAAAATGGGCATCAAATTCAGGAAGTGAAATGAAACATGAAGCATATATGAGTGATTATTGTTTAACTCTCCTGGATTCAAATAAAAAAATGATCTGGATGATGGATCCAAACGATATCAAAGGTAAAGAGCATTTTAAAGCTTTAAGCAACAAAAGTGGTGTTTACATTACAAACAGTTTTCCAATTAAATATAATGGAAGTACTGTGGGATATATAGAAATAGGTCAATATTCTTCAGTATTGTTATCTACTGAAGACATGAATTTTAAGTTATCTATTAACAAAGGAATTGGTGCTAGTATTTTTTTAAGCCTTCTCATTGTAATAATTATAAGCCTTTATATTTCAAAACAATTTTCAGTTCCCATAAGAGAAGTATCTAATATATCTGTAAACCTATCTAATGGAGATTATAATTCTAGGACTAATCTAAAAACAGATATACTGGAAATTGAAAAACTTAAAAGCAGCATAAATACCTTAGGGGAAAAACTTAAGCATCAAGACCTATTAAGAAAAAGACTAATTTCTGACATATCTCATGAAATAAGAACTCCATTAAATATTCTTCAAAATAACTTAGAAGCTATGATTGATGGAATTTTTCCTGTAAATACAGAACAACTAGCAGCTTTAAATGATGAAGTTATTAGATTTGGTAAACTTTTAAATAATCTAAATACCCTAAAAAAATTTGAGTCAGAAACAATTTCTATTAATAAGGAAAAAGTACCTTTAAATGAGTTATTATCTTCAATATGTGATGATTTCTCAATTGCATTAAATGAAAAAAACATAGAGCTAATCTACAATACAAAATCAGGTAAAAACTATAATATATTTGGAGATACAGATAAATTAAAACAGGTATTTATTAACCTTCTATCTAATGCAATAAAATTTTCAAATTATAGTGGCAAAATTTGGGTCAATTTAACCAGAGTAAAAGAAGAAATTATTGTTAGTATAAGAGATACCGGAATTGGAATTCAAAAGGAAGATTTACCTTTTATATTTGAAAGACTTTATAGAGGAGATAAAAGTAGAAATAAAATTGAAGGAAGCGGACTAGGTTTAACCATAGTAAAGGATATTTTAACTTTACATTCAGCTTCAATTAACGTTGAAAGCGAAGAAGGGAAAGGATCTATATTTACTATAAGATTTAAGGCAATTAATTAA
- a CDS encoding response regulator transcription factor, translating to MFKILVVEDDKSQARLMKAILSHAGYEIHLAHNGTIALEILDQVHIDLIVLDVMMPEMNGYEFAEAIRKSGNMIPILMLTAKQLTADKIRGFQSGTDDYMTKPADEEELLWRIKALLRRAKEASEHILKIGEVILDSDAFTVTRIDEKQTLPKKEFQLLYRLLSTPDYIFTRLQLMDEIWGMDSESVDTTVNVHITRLRKRFSSYPEFDIVAIRGVGYKAVKNVE from the coding sequence ATGTTTAAAATTTTAGTTGTAGAAGATGATAAAAGCCAGGCTAGGTTGATGAAGGCTATTCTCAGCCATGCTGGATATGAAATACATTTAGCACATAATGGAACTATTGCACTTGAGATCTTAGATCAAGTTCATATTGATTTAATTGTACTTGATGTGATGATGCCAGAAATGAATGGATATGAATTTGCTGAAGCTATACGAAAAAGTGGAAATATGATTCCTATTCTTATGCTGACAGCTAAGCAGCTTACTGCAGATAAAATCAGAGGATTTCAATCTGGAACAGATGATTATATGACAAAGCCAGCAGATGAAGAAGAACTGCTTTGGCGTATTAAAGCCTTGCTTAGGCGAGCAAAGGAAGCAAGTGAACATATACTTAAAATTGGCGAAGTTATACTAGATAGTGATGCGTTTACTGTCACACGGATAGATGAGAAACAGACACTTCCAAAGAAGGAATTTCAGCTGCTTTATAGACTACTCTCTACTCCTGATTATATTTTCACCCGTCTTCAACTAATGGATGAAATATGGGGGATGGATTCAGAGTCTGTTGATACCACTGTCAATGTACATATTACAAGACTACGTAAAAGATTTAGCAGCTATCCTGAATTTGATATTGTTGCTATAAGAGGTGTTGGATATAAGGCGGTGAAGAATGTTGAGTAA
- a CDS encoding TetR/AcrR family transcriptional regulator translates to MTIKEIKKAALLNFTEKGYDGTSLSDIAQEVGIKKQSIYSHFKSKDELFITVMREVIDEETKFLYQFFSHYHSDLKSYLEDFILKFKERYVNNEECNMKFVLRMAYMPPVHLREEVVYNFKLYFSELENLLNELFLSEEAFSKKAERATLSFLTILDGLLVALMYGGIERFNQKFKVSWEIYWNGLIK, encoded by the coding sequence ATGACCATTAAGGAAATAAAAAAAGCTGCTCTACTAAACTTTACAGAAAAAGGTTACGATGGCACTTCACTTTCTGATATTGCTCAAGAAGTTGGAATAAAAAAGCAATCAATTTATTCTCATTTTAAAAGTAAAGATGAACTATTTATTACAGTTATGAGAGAAGTTATTGATGAAGAAACTAAATTTTTATATCAGTTTTTTTCTCATTATCATTCTGACTTAAAAAGCTATTTGGAAGATTTTATATTAAAGTTTAAAGAACGATATGTAAACAATGAAGAATGCAATATGAAATTTGTACTGCGTATGGCTTATATGCCACCAGTTCATTTAAGAGAAGAAGTGGTTTACAATTTCAAACTATACTTTTCAGAACTTGAAAATTTACTAAATGAATTATTTCTAAGTGAAGAAGCTTTTTCGAAAAAAGCTGAAAGAGCTACCCTTTCTTTTTTGACTATTTTGGATGGACTATTAGTCGCATTGATGTATGGAGGAATTGAAAGATTTAATCAAAAATTTAAAGTTTCATGGGAAATATACTGGAATGGATTAATCAAGTGA
- a CDS encoding sensor histidine kinase, whose protein sequence is MLSKKTSYWRLTMIFVGLVFLIILSASSIIFILLLLRSNGIIQFQLSANPLRMSFTFAVISVLLGTILSFIFGSIPLKVIHRIMIAIDALAAGDFSTRINLKGIPELQQLSKSFNHMAEELSSIEILRSDFVNNFSHEFKSPIVSMRGFAKMLKYSDLTEEEHNEYLDIIISESDRLVELSKNVLNICKIENQAIISNSKEYNLTEQIRRCIAIMAQKWIVKDPSFDFECEEINFTGDEDLISQVWINLIDNAIKFTTTHVLIHMSLHQYNDSIRFSISDNGPGIDEETQKHIFDKFYQGDTSHATHGNGLGLPITKKIIELHSGTIYVKCANGNGTTFIIELPIQK, encoded by the coding sequence ATGTTGAGTAAAAAAACGTCTTACTGGCGATTAACAATGATTTTTGTAGGACTTGTATTTCTTATTATACTGTCTGCATCATCTATTATATTTATCCTTCTATTATTAAGGAGTAATGGAATAATTCAATTCCAGCTTTCAGCCAATCCTCTTCGTATGTCCTTTACTTTTGCTGTAATCAGTGTGCTACTTGGTACAATATTATCATTTATTTTCGGCAGTATTCCTTTAAAGGTAATTCATAGAATTATGATAGCAATAGATGCTCTTGCAGCAGGCGATTTCAGCACGCGAATTAATCTTAAAGGCATCCCGGAACTACAACAGCTTAGCAAAAGTTTTAATCATATGGCGGAGGAACTTAGCAGCATCGAAATTTTACGTTCTGATTTCGTAAACAACTTTTCTCACGAATTCAAATCACCTATTGTATCAATGCGTGGTTTTGCCAAAATGTTGAAATATAGTGATTTAACAGAAGAAGAACATAATGAATATCTTGATATCATAATCAGTGAATCTGACCGCTTAGTAGAACTATCTAAAAATGTCCTAAATATCTGCAAAATTGAAAACCAGGCCATTATCTCAAACTCAAAAGAATATAACCTGACAGAACAGATTAGAAGGTGTATTGCAATCATGGCACAAAAATGGATCGTAAAAGACCCTTCTTTTGATTTTGAGTGCGAAGAAATTAATTTTACTGGTGATGAAGATTTGATTAGCCAGGTGTGGATTAATCTTATTGATAATGCAATTAAGTTTACCACTACACATGTTCTAATTCATATGAGTCTGCATCAGTACAATGACTCAATTCGCTTTAGTATAAGTGATAATGGCCCTGGAATTGATGAGGAAACACAGAAGCATATTTTTGATAAGTTTTATCAGGGAGACACTTCTCATGCCACACATGGAAATGGCTTAGGACTTCCAATTACAAAGAAAATTATAGAACTGCACAGCGGTACTATTTACGTAAAATGCGCAAATGGTAATGGTACAACTTTTATTATAGAATTACCTATACAAAAGTAA
- a CDS encoding efflux RND transporter permease subunit: protein MFLSDVSLKRPVFITVIIIALLALGAISYINLPMDQLPDVDMPTVSVRISQNGADPDQIESKITKKVENAVSQISGVKHVSSTITEGVSSTTISFELEKPSAEAMQEVKDKLSNIRNSLPRDIDDPVVSKFDASASAIFSFAVTGSMSNKELSQIVDDNLVKKLQTINGVGAVNTSGEEEKEVHIKLNKEKMNSLNITVSELTNGLSADNINLSSGKVSSGDTQISLKTDSSIKKVDDFLNVLISKRNGSEIKLGDIATVEDGSKEKSSLSFYNGKEAIGIDIVKQSNSNTVQVAKDVKKEIESIKKRLPAGVKINLVADNSTSIIDSVKDVQQTMIEGCILAVIVVFIFLKNIASTAISAVSIPVSIIATFAVMKFMNFTLNTVSLMALSLAVGLLIDDAIVVIENIVRHLNMGKSPIQAAKDGTSEIGFAVIATTLAIVAVFLPIAMINGMVGKFLVQFGLTVAASVLVSLFVAFTLVPMLSAKSLSSKEKEVPIIGKFLERFNNSFDNLSRAYSKLLKWALDHRIVTLMIPMGLLVVSLLLATQLKTGFVAATDNGQIAITADLDSSSTLDNASKIDKDIETVIKKNKTVQYISSTVQSNKIKLNVKISDKKDRKDDIDEVIVKMRQDLVNIPGINLSINSAGGSTGSGKSVQYHIQGSDFEKLQKYALKVEKVMKNTPGAVDVGITYTSGKPEVKLEVDRDKAADLGVNPSTVSSTLNTLFNGVVVSQYETEKDRYDVRMQLEKNDRKDFDSLQGTYVTSTSGKMIPIDQVTKKVFSTSSSTINRYDKEREIQLSANYAQVAQSDFTKAFSNKLKSEAPTPKDIKLSVGGSQDQMAESMGGLAQALLMGVLFIFLVIAAQFESFVDPLAILLSLPLALIGAILGLLVGNKELDMMSAIGVIMLIGLVTKNAILLIDFAKQNYSKGMNLKEALINAGHTRLRPIIMTSLAMIFGMIPTAIASGAGSEQRAPMAFAIIGGLITSTLLTLLFVPVVYTYLNDLKIFFRKKFTKG, encoded by the coding sequence ATGTTTTTATCAGATGTTAGTTTAAAAAGACCTGTATTTATCACTGTAATCATTATTGCTTTATTGGCCTTAGGTGCCATTAGTTATATAAATTTACCAATGGATCAGCTTCCAGATGTTGATATGCCAACGGTATCTGTTAGGATAAGTCAAAATGGAGCAGATCCAGATCAAATTGAGTCAAAGATAACAAAAAAAGTAGAAAATGCAGTAAGTCAAATATCAGGAGTGAAGCATGTTAGCTCAACTATAACAGAAGGAGTTTCAAGTACTACTATTTCCTTTGAACTAGAAAAGCCTTCAGCTGAAGCAATGCAGGAGGTAAAAGATAAATTATCTAATATTCGTAACAGTCTGCCAAGAGATATTGATGATCCTGTAGTTTCAAAATTTGATGCTAGTGCATCAGCTATTTTTTCTTTTGCTGTAACTGGCTCAATGTCTAATAAAGAGTTATCACAGATAGTAGATGATAACCTTGTGAAAAAATTACAAACCATAAATGGTGTTGGAGCCGTCAATACTTCTGGTGAAGAGGAAAAAGAAGTTCACATAAAACTAAATAAAGAGAAAATGAATTCCTTAAATATTACAGTTTCAGAACTTACGAATGGTTTAAGTGCTGATAATATTAATCTATCCAGTGGTAAAGTTTCTAGTGGAGATACACAAATAAGCTTAAAAACTGATTCTTCTATAAAGAAGGTAGATGATTTTCTTAATGTTTTAATTAGCAAACGTAATGGTAGTGAAATTAAACTTGGAGATATTGCAACAGTTGAGGATGGAAGTAAAGAAAAAAGTAGTTTATCTTTTTATAATGGTAAGGAAGCAATTGGTATTGATATTGTCAAACAATCTAATTCAAATACAGTACAAGTAGCTAAGGATGTTAAAAAAGAAATTGAAAGCATAAAAAAAAGATTGCCAGCAGGGGTTAAAATTAACCTTGTAGCCGATAATTCAACATCTATAATTGATTCAGTTAAAGATGTTCAGCAAACGATGATAGAAGGATGTATACTTGCGGTAATTGTAGTTTTTATATTTCTTAAGAATATTGCCAGTACTGCAATTAGTGCAGTTTCTATACCTGTATCCATAATTGCTACTTTTGCAGTAATGAAATTTATGAACTTTACACTTAATACAGTATCACTAATGGCTTTATCCCTTGCAGTTGGATTACTTATTGACGATGCTATAGTTGTTATTGAAAATATCGTGCGTCATCTTAATATGGGTAAAAGTCCAATTCAAGCAGCAAAGGATGGAACTTCAGAAATAGGATTTGCGGTCATAGCTACTACTCTTGCCATAGTAGCAGTATTTCTTCCTATTGCTATGATTAATGGTATGGTAGGAAAGTTCCTTGTACAATTTGGATTGACTGTTGCTGCCAGTGTTTTGGTTTCATTATTTGTAGCATTTACTTTAGTACCAATGCTTTCTGCAAAGAGTTTAAGCAGTAAAGAAAAGGAAGTTCCTATAATAGGAAAATTTTTAGAAAGATTTAACAATTCTTTTGATAACTTATCTAGGGCTTATTCTAAATTGTTAAAGTGGGCACTAGATCATAGAATTGTAACTTTAATGATACCAATGGGGTTATTAGTAGTAAGTTTGCTTTTAGCTACACAATTGAAGACAGGTTTTGTTGCTGCAACGGATAATGGACAAATAGCAATAACAGCAGATTTGGATTCGAGTTCTACACTGGATAATGCTTCGAAAATTGATAAAGATATAGAGACTGTTATTAAGAAGAATAAAACTGTACAATATATATCTTCTACAGTTCAGTCAAATAAAATTAAACTTAATGTAAAAATTTCAGATAAGAAAGATAGAAAAGATGACATTGATGAAGTTATAGTAAAGATGCGACAGGATTTGGTTAATATTCCAGGAATCAATTTATCAATTAACTCAGCTGGTGGTTCTACAGGCTCAGGTAAATCGGTTCAATATCATATTCAAGGTTCAGATTTTGAAAAACTGCAAAAATATGCTTTAAAGGTTGAGAAAGTAATGAAAAATACCCCTGGAGCAGTAGATGTAGGCATTACTTATACATCTGGAAAACCAGAAGTGAAGCTTGAAGTGGATAGAGATAAAGCTGCCGATTTAGGAGTAAATCCAAGTACAGTTTCTAGTACATTGAACACTCTATTTAATGGAGTTGTAGTAAGTCAGTATGAAACTGAAAAGGATAGATATGATGTTCGTATGCAGCTTGAAAAAAATGATAGAAAAGATTTTGATAGTTTACAAGGAACTTATGTGACCAGCACAAGTGGTAAAATGATTCCTATAGATCAAGTAACTAAAAAAGTATTTTCTACATCTTCATCTACTATAAATAGGTATGATAAAGAAAGAGAAATTCAATTAAGTGCAAATTATGCTCAAGTAGCACAAAGTGATTTTACTAAAGCATTTAGTAATAAACTAAAAAGTGAAGCACCTACGCCAAAGGATATAAAGTTAAGTGTTGGAGGAAGTCAAGACCAAATGGCAGAAAGCATGGGAGGTTTAGCTCAAGCACTTCTTATGGGAGTTCTATTTATATTCCTTGTAATTGCAGCTCAGTTTGAAAGTTTTGTAGATCCACTTGCTATTTTACTTTCGCTGCCACTAGCTCTTATTGGTGCAATTTTAGGTTTACTTGTTGGCAATAAAGAATTAGATATGATGTCTGCAATAGGTGTTATCATGCTGATTGGATTAGTTACTAAAAATGCAATTTTACTTATTGACTTTGCAAAACAAAATTATAGTAAAGGAATGAATTTAAAAGAAGCTTTAATAAATGCTGGTCATACACGTTTAAGACCAATTATTATGACTTCTTTAGCAATGATTTTTGGTATGATTCCTACAGCAATAGCTTCTGGTGCAGGATCAGAACAACGTGCACCTATGGCTTTTGCAATTATTGGAGGATTAATTACATCTACATTATTGACATTATTATTTGTGCCAGTGGTATACACATATTTGAATGATTTAAAAATATTCTTTAGAAAAAAATTTACAAAAGGTTAG
- a CDS encoding MFS transporter has protein sequence MKKGTFTRYEISFIVSLSIAMALRQLAMVMILPFMSVYGNTLLYNTPVLVGIALGIYGLIQGIMQMPFGSLSDRIGRKNVLTIGSLFLASGLALAAIADNIYLLIIARALQGIGAIAAVCFSWIGDNIPDEKRNQSMSIVGMFSGSAAVIGFVGGPFLYNIISVPKMFAGCSVLVFLSWIYIVIFIKKDNVKKTHEEKSKVDYIGLLKNKLFTKLSISGFIISYTMVSIFYIIPQLLEKSVGVASMWKVFLPATLIGIIIMSIFSKRADRGKLSQSALISFISILIGGVCLFFTNFYSILLGTTIFMAGYMSLNALLPGSVTKLSTKNTRGTVTGVYNTIQFIGSFVGGSLTGLLWGINNHLPTVFIIMISILGCIIVRKLEFTDNDVSAY, from the coding sequence TTGAAAAAAGGTACTTTTACTAGGTATGAAATTAGCTTTATTGTAAGTTTAAGTATTGCAATGGCTTTAAGACAGCTTGCTATGGTTATGATTCTTCCATTCATGTCTGTGTATGGTAACACATTATTGTATAATACACCAGTACTGGTAGGTATAGCTCTTGGAATATATGGTTTGATTCAAGGGATTATGCAGATGCCTTTTGGTAGTTTAAGTGATAGAATTGGAAGAAAAAATGTACTTACCATTGGGTCACTATTTTTGGCATCAGGACTAGCATTAGCGGCAATAGCGGATAATATATATCTTCTTATAATAGCAAGAGCTCTGCAAGGCATAGGAGCAATTGCTGCTGTTTGCTTTTCTTGGATTGGTGATAATATTCCAGATGAAAAAAGAAATCAGTCAATGAGTATTGTTGGTATGTTTAGTGGATCTGCAGCGGTAATAGGATTTGTTGGAGGACCTTTTTTATATAATATAATTTCAGTTCCTAAAATGTTTGCAGGTTGCTCAGTATTAGTGTTTTTGTCCTGGATTTATATAGTTATATTTATTAAAAAAGATAATGTTAAAAAAACACATGAAGAAAAAAGCAAAGTAGACTATATAGGATTATTGAAAAATAAGTTATTTACAAAGCTGTCCATTTCAGGTTTTATTATAAGTTATACTATGGTAAGTATTTTTTATATCATCCCTCAATTATTAGAAAAAAGTGTTGGTGTAGCTTCAATGTGGAAAGTATTTTTACCAGCCACCCTAATAGGTATCATTATTATGAGTATCTTTTCAAAGCGAGCAGATAGAGGAAAATTGTCACAATCAGCGCTTATTTCTTTTATAAGTATTTTAATTGGTGGAGTATGTCTCTTCTTTACTAATTTTTATAGTATCCTTTTAGGAACAACTATCTTTATGGCAGGATATATGAGTCTTAATGCACTATTACCAGGGAGTGTAACAAAGCTTTCTACAAAGAATACCAGAGGAACTGTTACTGGTGTTTATAACACAATACAATTTATTGGTTCATTTGTAGGGGGATCATTAACAGGTTTATTGTGGGGGATAAATAATCATTTACCAACTGTATTTATTATTATGATAAGTATATTAGGATGTATTATTGTTAGAAAATTGGAATTTACAGATAATGATGTATCTGCTTATTAA